From Calothrix sp. PCC 6303, a single genomic window includes:
- a CDS encoding SRPBCC family protein, producing the protein MIEKLTNTNKFDIHTDEIGYDACSEADLELDASFGDGLDLAAVEVEVEKVAERQRQITATVEIPRPPEAVWQVLTDYEALPDFIPNLAKSRRLDHPRGGIRVEQIGSQRLMKMNFSARVVLDLEESFPQEINFQMVEGDLKAFSGTWLLTCCSNDGKAGTRLCYKILVHPKITMPVGMIERRLSQDLKVNLLAIRDRVISLTQEI; encoded by the coding sequence GTGATAGAAAAACTTACTAATACAAATAAATTTGACATTCATACCGATGAAATTGGCTATGATGCCTGCTCCGAAGCAGATTTAGAATTAGATGCAAGCTTTGGTGACGGACTAGATTTGGCAGCGGTAGAAGTGGAAGTTGAAAAAGTTGCCGAACGTCAACGCCAAATTACTGCCACAGTTGAAATTCCCCGTCCTCCAGAAGCTGTATGGCAGGTACTGACAGATTATGAGGCATTGCCTGATTTTATTCCAAATTTGGCTAAAAGTCGCCGCTTAGATCATCCTCGTGGGGGAATTAGGGTGGAACAAATTGGTTCCCAGCGGTTGATGAAGATGAATTTTTCTGCACGAGTTGTTCTGGATTTGGAAGAATCTTTTCCCCAGGAAATTAATTTCCAGATGGTGGAAGGTGATTTGAAGGCTTTTTCTGGTACCTGGTTGCTAACTTGTTGTAGCAATGATGGCAAAGCGGGAACGAGGCTGTGTTATAAAATTTTGGTACATCCCAAAATAACTATGCCTGTGGGCATGATTGAGAGGCGATTGAGCCAGGATCTGAAAGTTAACTTGTTGGCGATACGCGATCGCGTTATTTCTTTAACTCAGGAAATCTAA
- a CDS encoding ATP-binding protein: protein MGSIFKSVPEIKQHLPSPLFQPNGTNGVQQHPHGTLMQHQEKLGHQLAEKISQIIAGSSTPSGMLREIAQVLGETFGTDSCCLVTVSDESTEVITGNWCIPEYLKTSNPEQVFAAEQLDLPLIQSAAEPLNIEDISLIEDSLISGCQNLPVPIKTVLAIPTKFAGKNNGVVSLIRAQPYDWNQSEKELLNYLESLCAIAFSQVAQLQLLNSQQQFFQTCTQHQSLITQLSILSRTNLELNQMLQLVITATAQAMDADRGLLILLKYTDPLFRIRPRKHVPKAKATVVGEWSKPGVNLGFEPLSESQKSFLISDCGLSQRAFSEPSKPTIINAVTDFRDHTAAAAAFVLNKLPTVLLMPLETQGRILGFVVLQQATPRRWQPPELNITALVCAQVSNSIIQSQTLRQVQTLVDERTAQLQRSLEVQAKLYEKTRQYVEQLRRLNELKDEFLSNMSDRLRYPLTNMRMALKNLRQPDLPTDRQTRYLDILESECSKEINLINDLLTIQKLESHPQPPDLEKIDLNQRMQQAAATFAAKMAEKNLSITLDLPAEPLTLETEVESFDRILQELLTNTTKYSQAATTVAIEVNHELSEQIDQVIIKVINTGTGISEEEATYIFDKFYRGKGRWTPGTGLGLALVKSLVQHLNGKISVESIPIEDSDFSEVCFTITLPQFPTDIDEMEVK, encoded by the coding sequence ATGGGTTCAATATTTAAAAGCGTGCCAGAAATAAAGCAGCATTTACCATCGCCGCTTTTTCAACCAAATGGCACAAATGGAGTACAACAACACCCACATGGAACGCTGATGCAGCATCAGGAGAAACTAGGACACCAGTTAGCTGAAAAAATTAGTCAAATAATCGCAGGTTCCTCAACTCCATCGGGGATGCTGCGAGAGATTGCTCAGGTATTGGGAGAAACATTCGGTACCGATTCCTGCTGTTTAGTGACGGTTAGTGATGAATCTACAGAAGTCATTACGGGCAACTGGTGCATTCCAGAATACCTAAAAACATCTAATCCAGAACAGGTTTTTGCGGCTGAACAGCTAGATTTACCTCTAATTCAATCTGCCGCAGAGCCGCTAAATATAGAGGATATTTCCCTAATTGAAGATAGTTTAATTAGCGGATGCCAGAATCTACCAGTACCTATTAAGACTGTTTTGGCGATTCCTACTAAGTTTGCTGGTAAAAATAACGGTGTTGTGAGTTTAATTAGAGCGCAACCCTATGATTGGAATCAATCTGAGAAGGAATTACTAAACTACTTAGAATCGCTGTGTGCGATCGCATTTTCCCAAGTAGCCCAGTTACAGCTACTAAATTCACAACAGCAGTTTTTCCAAACCTGCACTCAACACCAAAGTTTAATTACACAATTATCTATACTTAGTCGCACCAATTTGGAGCTAAACCAAATGCTGCAATTGGTGATTACTGCAACTGCCCAAGCAATGGATGCGGATCGCGGCTTACTTATATTACTCAAATATACTGATCCTTTATTTAGAATCCGACCCAGAAAACACGTTCCTAAAGCCAAAGCAACTGTTGTTGGAGAATGGTCAAAGCCAGGTGTTAATTTAGGTTTTGAACCGCTAAGTGAATCACAAAAGTCTTTCCTAATCTCCGATTGTGGTTTATCTCAACGAGCTTTTTCCGAACCCAGTAAACCCACTATCATTAATGCTGTGACTGATTTTAGAGATCACACTGCCGCAGCAGCAGCATTTGTTCTGAATAAATTACCGACGGTACTTTTAATGCCGCTGGAAACTCAAGGCAGAATCCTGGGATTTGTGGTACTCCAGCAGGCAACACCCCGACGCTGGCAACCTCCGGAGTTGAATATTACCGCTTTAGTGTGCGCTCAAGTTAGTAACTCTATCATTCAGTCCCAAACTCTACGTCAAGTACAGACTTTGGTGGATGAGCGGACAGCACAACTTCAGAGAAGTTTGGAAGTACAAGCTAAATTGTACGAAAAAACCCGCCAGTATGTAGAGCAATTGCGGAGATTGAATGAGCTTAAGGACGAATTCCTAAGCAACATGAGTGATAGACTTCGCTACCCACTCACGAATATGCGGATGGCATTAAAAAATCTTCGGCAACCAGATTTACCAACCGATCGGCAAACTCGGTATCTAGATATCCTAGAATCTGAATGTAGTAAGGAAATTAATCTAATTAATGACTTATTGACAATTCAAAAGCTGGAATCCCATCCTCAACCACCTGATTTAGAGAAAATTGATCTTAATCAGAGAATGCAACAGGCAGCGGCAACTTTCGCAGCCAAAATGGCAGAGAAAAATTTAAGTATTACCTTAGATTTACCTGCTGAACCTTTGACTTTGGAAACAGAGGTGGAAAGCTTTGACCGAATTCTGCAAGAATTATTAACAAACACAACAAAATACTCTCAAGCGGCTACCACAGTGGCGATTGAGGTGAATCATGAGCTCAGTGAGCAAATTGATCAGGTTATCATTAAGGTGATTAATACTGGTACTGGTATCTCTGAAGAAGAGGCTACTTACATTTTTGATAAGTTCTATCGCGGAAAAGGACGCTGGACTCCTGGTACTGGCTTGGGATTAGCTTTGGTGAAATCATTAGTACAGCATTTAAATGGGAAAATTTCTGTCGAAAGTATTCCCATCGAAGATTCAGACTTTAGTGAGGTTTGCTTCACTATCACACTGCCACAATTCCCGACTGACATTGATGAGATGGAAGTAAAATGA